The Nitrospira sp. sequence GCCATGCGCACGGTACTGCGTCAGCGAGAGCGGCTCGGTTTGACCGAAGCGACTGAAGACGAACCGCTGCTGCTGTGCCAGGAACGGCACGTCCGCCAGTTGCACACCCCCGATGCCCGCCCGGATGCGTGGCAGATCGCTCAGCGTCGCCCGCGGCCAGAGCAGACGGCCAGCCGGGCTATCGCACTCTACGAGCGGCTCCAGGAAAAAAGCGCCGCGACTCGACGTCCGGACCATCTGCAGGTCGCGTTCTCCCGCCCAGGCATGTGCAAGCCGATCAGCGCCGGCTGCTCGCGCCGAGGTATCGTTGGAGAGATACAGCGTCGTGGTCATAGCTTCGGACAGGTGCGAGTTCTCCTACGGATGGCTCTCGAGAATTGTGTGCAGTTCTTCCGGACCAACTCGGCCATAGATTTGCTCGTCCACCATCACGGTTGGCCCCACTGCGCAATTGCCAAGGCAGTAGACCCGTTCAATCGTGAGGCGTCCATCAGAAGTGGTCTGTCCTAGACCGGCACCAACTTCATGGCACAGTGACTCGAGCAGAGCCGTCGATCGATTCGCCACACACGCTTCTCCGAGGCACACACGAACAACGTGTCGGCCTCGAGGGACGGTATGAAGATCGGGATAATATGACAGTACGCCTGTCACGTCGGCTTCCGTGACTGCAAGTGTGCCGGCAATCAACGGTACGGCCTCAGTCGGCACATATCCGAAGGCCTCTTGAACCGCCGACAAGACACTGAGGATATGTGCTCGGCGGCCTGGCTCCGGACGGTGTGCGCTCAGCAGGACGGTGAGTGCTCCTCTGACCCGCTCCGTCAATGCGTCACCCCTTCAAGCATCACACCGCGTATCCACCGTCCATTCATCTTCATCGCGATGTTTCTTTCTCTGGTGGGAGTACGTTGAGTAGTGCCGGGAGCGGGACGGTGAGGACCGGACAGCCTGCGGTTCTCACGACTTTTTCCGCCGTGCTCCCAAAAAACAGTTTGTCGACGCTGCCTGCGCGGACCCCATAAGTGCCCATGACAATCAGATCGATGGGCTGGGTGCGAGCCACTTTAGCAATTTCTACAAACGGAGCTCCTTCCAGAATGAGTCTGGTGCAGTTCGCGCCTTTGGCTTCGCCGGATTCCATGAGGCGGCGTAGGTTTACGCGTGCGTGATGCCGAAGCCGCCGGCGTTGACTCGCAACATCGGACGGCACTGTGGAGAGCCCTACACGCTGGATGGTCGCCACTATGCTCGTGTCGATCACATGCAGAACGAGGACCTCCGAGCCCGACATGCGCGCAAGACGGCACCCGATCCGAAACGCTTCGTTCGAACAGGGGGAAAAGTCGACCGGCAACAAAATCTGATTGAACAGAGTCGTTTCGCCCATCGACCTCCCCCCAGCCTACATGACTGAGCAAGCACGATGCCTACGGCTTTAACTGGTGCTGCGTACGATAAATCCGGCCAAAATGAATAGGCCGCACGTTCGTGCAGGCCCGCCGGGGCCTGCTGCTACAGTTCGTACAAGAATACTGTGGCAGAAATCATCATTCCCAAAGTTTTTGACATGTGCCTGAGACCCTGTCGACACTCGTTGGGTCGCCGGTACAACGGGCGGAGGAACGATCCCAATTGCATTTCATGCGCGTAACGAATACCACCGGCGGGCGAGGAACCGAGCTGGTGCAATCCAGTCTGTCGGGATCGCGTCTGAGCGGTGCAAAATTCTGGGGTGGTTAAGCGGCTTTGCGGCTATGGACAAGAGAAAAGAGTCTGTCCGTCACTTCTATGTTCTGTCTGATCTTCCGAGCCAGGGCTCTGCCTTTTACGGTCAGCCGTAGCAGGAGTGTTCTCCTGTTCTTGTGGGTCTGTGTTTTGTGTAGCCATCCTTTTCGCTGACTGAGCTGTATGGTCTCGACCATGGATGGGTGTTCAATGCATAGCGCCGACGCGATCTCGACCAATTTGCACTGAGGGTGCCGATCAAGATAGAGCAACATTCCGGCCTCTACGGGAGAGACCTCAAGGGCCTGCAATCGGTGGCGGAACAAGCCTTGAAGACGAAGAACCGTTTCGAGAGTCGAAAGCTTGCCGGCGTTCGTTTGAGGAGCCATTTCGGAAGTATAGCTTGAAAAAGGAGGCATACAAAGAAATAACCTGCATTTGAATCCGGGACAATTCCCCGCCCAGCCGGCATACGGCATCTTGAGTAAAGGAAATGAATCATTATCCGTTCTTCACCCGCTGGTGGTTGCCGAAGGGTCGATTCGTTCCAGCTCAGGCCATGCCATCCGAACCGATGCGGTCAGTTTCGTGAACTCCTTCGTCTTGCTAATGACATCTTCGCTGTGTGAATATGTCGGAGGCCTGCATTGCACCTTGTTCGGCTCAGCTTCTCCAACGATCACCATTCAACATGGCCAGTGAAGCATTCTGTGTTGAATGGCATCAGTCTCCGCGAGGTCTGGTTCGGGGCAATAGGCCCGCAAAAAATCCTCCCCGATCTCTGATGCCCACACCGGCGGTTCTGGTTGAGACGTGGATACACACAGAAACCACGCCGGGCTTCATTGTGATTAGTTGTCAACCGATACGGGCAGGAAGGAGATAGGGCCCTCTATGTCGACGGAAGCAGTCGGTTATCTATGGCATCTGACTCCGAGAGGATGGGTCTCTGGAGCGCCACCGCCCGATCGTGTTGAGACGTGGCTGGACACCCATACCTCTTCCAGCACTCCTACTCCACGTTGGCGCCTCGAGTGGGCGTCTCCGAAACATACTGAGGCAGACCGAAAGGCCTTAAGAAGGAAGATCCGTAGACCAGTCCCGGCGTATGATGACGCCACCTTAATATCCTGGGGCTTTCCTCTGCCCTAGTCTTACCTTGCCATAACCGACCATACCGCCACTCAACCCCGCGAAGGCTTCGTAAAACGCACAGGCGTCAAAAGCGAAACCGCCGGAAAAGCTAAACCCGATGACCGGCCATGATACGCGCCATAGCCGCTATTTCCTGTTGGGTTGACGGGCAATCTGTTTTGCCACTTCGGCATTGCAAGACGCAAACTGCGATACCATTTCCTTCGAGTGTCTTCGGCTGAACCCTGTTCCGGAAGGCGTGGTCTCCGCCACACTCAGATCAAGCGGAACCAGCACATCGAGTCCATCCTTGGTCCGGTTAAACCCAATCGTGACTTGGGCACCGTCCACAATGTCTTTGAGGACGCTCAGGACTTTGTCGTCTAAAGCATAGGCAAAGATGCGTGTGCCGGGGGTGTCCGGCGCCTCATACTGAAGAAACTTGCTGGTCGCCGTGGTGCCATGAGGGGTTTGAAGATACGCGAAGTATGGGGCCTCGGCTTCCGCATCTGCGTGCGGCGCCATTGACGTTCCCAATTTGAATGACACGACGGCGGCAGTTTGGTCCTGGTTGGCCCAAAAGGTAATGTTTCCGACCAAGGCAACGAAGGCACCGCGCCGATAGGCCTGGTCCTGACCGACCACGCTAAAAACCAGAGAACAGCCTTGCCGTTTCCCTCCCGCTTGGACCGACTGAAACTGAACGCCGATGGTGCCCACAAGAGTTGAGAGGTCGGCGCCGTGAACTGCCGAATACGGCAGCAGAAACGTGAGAGGGAGAAGGATCTGACGCACCCATCGCGGCATCCTATTTACCCATTCTCCGGAAAGATATCTAACGTGTGAGGATCGGGCTCAGCGATGAGAACGGTCTGGAAGGACATGACGCGCCCCACTGAGGCGCGCATAAATACACTACTACGCCCGCATGCACCATCGGCAGCATGCCCTAGTGCAAGACGTTCAATGAGTAATCCCGTTCGAGTAGTCGGTTAGTATGTGGTGGTCGCCACTCGCTTGCGGTAGAGAAATACCCGAGGGAGTTCTAGAGCCTTGGTTTCAAGTTTGGGCAGGTCGCTGCTCATAATGCCTTCATCCGCTCTTGGATATAGTCATTCAGTCTCGCCTGTGACTCATCATCCATCACCAGCGTTTCGATACCGCACTCTTCTCCGCGCACCCATCGCACAATCCCGGCAGACACCGACACCCACTTGCCGGTCGACAGTCTGACCTTCATGGAGCACACCTCCCCGGCTTGTAGCCGCGCGTCGCCATGGATTTTCCACCCGCGAGAGGAGAGATTCGTGACCGTTCCGTGGGCACTATAGAATCGATTTTCATACCGCACAGGACAAAATGCAGGAACGCGACGGTAGGGCCGGAGGACATACGCCATAGCCACCTCGACGGGGAAGCCGATTGTAGGAGAGAGCAGAATCGATCTGCAAGCGGGCTTTAGGAGAGTGCCGGTCATGAACCGGCTGCCAAGAATATCTCAAGAGGGATCGGCGGCAAAACATCTCACGTGACGCACAGGCTAAGGACCTCCCAAACCAAGACCGAACCGCTAGGTTTGGCACGAGTTGGATCGACGCATGAGACGCGATCAGCTCAACCGTGCTTCAAGTTTTTCGATTCGGTCGGCCATGTCTATGAGAATACTCCAAAGGGCCTTCGTTGACGGTTCGTCAAGTTCTTGTGGCGCGGGGAGTTCTTTCGCCAGGTTTCTGAGCAGCTGCGCATTGGAATGTTGCATGAAGCTCCTCCAACTACTGTATTCAAGAGCACAAAAGCCTAGTGAGAAGGTGACGAGAAGTCAAACCGGGTTCGCCATGGCCTCCGGCGTGGCCGGCGTCTCACCCATACATCAGAATGGCACAACACCCATCTCTTGAAAGAGCGTCGGAGGCATATCAAGGTTTGGACGCGGTGCCGGGCTGGGTGGCGAGGGCCGCTCCCCTAATGTCACCGTTCGCGTGGAGGACCCGCCCCCTCGCATAATCGTGAGCTCCACAGACTGGGCGGCTTGTAATTGGTGGAAGACCTTCACGAACTGCTCTCTCGTATGCAGGGTCTGGTCGTTGATGGCGACGATGATGTCGCCCCCTAAGACCCAAGGCTCTCCTCCGATGACCACATCCAGTTTGCCGGCCCGCAAGCCGAGTTTTTCAGCCGGACTCCCGTCATCGATGTCGAGCACCAGCAATCCGTCGACCAGGGGCAACGCGAACAGGTTTCGCAATTCATCGGTGACGAATTTCCCTTTCACACCGAGCCACGGACGGATGACCCGGCCATGAGCGCGGAGGTCGGCGACAAGAGATTTGACGGTATTGATCGGAATTGCGAAACTGATGTTCTGAGCCTCCAGCATGACGTTTGCCTTGATGCCGATCACGCGACCATCAGAATCGACGAGCGGCCCCCCGCTATTACCGGGGTTGATCGGAACCGTCGTTTGAATGGCCTGCTGAAAGTTTTCCTGTTTGGTTCCCATCACCTTGCCAAACCCACTGACGATCCCCGTTGAAAAGGCGTACCCAGACCGAACGGATGCCCAATCGCCAGCACTTTTTGTCCGATTTCCAGTTTGTCGGAATCGCCTAGTTGAGCAGCCACCGCAGACCCCTTTGGCATGGCCACTCGGAGCAATGCCACGTCCGTCAGCGGATCGCTTCCCACCAGCTCCGCTGGAAGCCGTTTCCCATCATGCAAGGTGAGGGTGATCTTCGCAGTTCTATCGACAACATGGGCACTCGTGAGGATCACACCCTGATCGTCGAGCACGACGCCTGATCCAAGCCCTTTCCACGAGGCTTGCGTCACATGGTGGTGACTCACATAGGCGGAGGTGATCAGAACCGTCGATCTCGCAATATGTTTATAGACACGTATGTTGTTGAGTTCTTCAGGGGTAGTCGGCGTCGCCGCCTGCCCCGGCACGCTCGACAGGCCGAGATACAGACAGAGACTGAGCGAGAGGAGATTACAAGTACGCCAGCACCTGCGATACGGACGGCGACCGGTGAATCCCCCAGAAATCATGGTAGTCCTCCTCCTCGTCTGTACCGTTCTTTCATGAACAAAAGTGAACCTCAGGTGAGGCAGTCGTCTTCGGTACGCCACACCTTGTTGTGGCTCTATTTCTGCTGATCTCCGTCACGCAGGGCTGAGCCCAATTCCAAACTGATTTTGCGCCGATCCTGTCACGAGCTTTCGAAGCTCTGGTTCTCCGCACCTTGACTGTGACGAGGCGAAGAACCGGCTCGACCGTCTCCAAGACAGATAGTCCGTTCAGCCGGAGGATAGGCTTCTATACCGCCTGTCTCAGAAGAGAAATACTTGTTCTTGACGCCCTCGGTATTCCAAATATGAAGGCATTGCGCCCTCAGGTGCGGCAGTACTCGTGGAGCGTCGCCGAACATTTCCGGACCAGGCCGATAGGTCGTGCCGATCACAATGAGCCGATTGCCTGTTTGCAACATGCTCGGCTCCACAGACCCTGTGAAGGTGACCGCAAACCATGGTGCGCTGTCTTGTTCAACGCTCATTGGGCTCGTTAGGGAATTCCCCTCGACAGGCCTCTCTTCAACCAGAATGACCAGGCGAGCAGGTTTCTGAATGACTCGTATGATCTCACCGGCCAACTCCACCTTGTGAGAGACGAAGGTGAGGCTGGACGGGTGATAGGCTCTTCCTCCCAGGCCTTGACCTCAAAGGTGTTGGCTTCGACATCCTTCATCACTGCCGGGGGAAACATGGGAGTGGCCGTGCACGCGCTGAACGATATCGGCATTGCCGCCAATCCTAGAATACGCATGGTGCCTCTCCTTTCTGCCGAATACCGGACTAAGACGCCATTTGATAATCTCGATTCGGCCCGCTGAACCCACGCTTGTGGAATGCCCCCTACTCCTCAATATGCCGACATGACTGTTCTTTCTAGAGCTCTCACCACTCATCGTGGTTCCATCTCCAATTGGTGGGAAGTGATACCCGTCTGATCGGGGTGGGGAATTAGTCTGTCGGGGATGACCTCGTTGAGAGCATGGATCAGTTTTTCTCTCTCGACCGGCTTAGGCAGACACGCGGCGGCTCCCTGAGTCATCGCCAGCTCATCAATATCAGTTGCGAAACTACCGGACATGAGAAGGACGGATAGCTCAGGCCACACCAGATGACATTGATGGAGGAGGTCGAGGCCATCAAGGTACGGCATGTGGAGGTCGGTGATCACGGCGTCAAAATGACGCCGGTGGAGTTCCCTCCAGGCCCGCAGTCCGTCCGCGACCGCCACCACCGCAAAACGGTACGGTTCCAGTTGCTCGAGGAGGAGACGCCGCACCGCCTCTTCGTCATCGACGATTAATACGCGCCTACCGTATCCACTCATCATGACCTCCTTCCATCAGGAATACGTGCTTATGACTGGATCTGAGGTCGGGGTAGAGGAAACAGGAGGGCGACCTCCACCCCGCACTCGGTCCGAGCTGGGAGGCATAGCGCTCGGACGATCAGCATCATTGGTATTCCATCGAAGCGATCGATTTCACATTCCAATCGTATCCATCGGCCCATTGTCAGGGAGAGATTGCCGTTTCCTATGAATGTACGCCCACGGCCGTATCCCGATTGACGGCCGACTCGTGACGGCTGAGCCCATTTCCACAGGCCGGTCCGTGATGTTTATCCCGGTGATGGCGAGGAGTTCGCATCTTCGTATTCCAGGATTCGCGCTGTTCCGGCGTCAGCACGGCGAGCGCCGTCCGGATCGCCTTCACCCGATCAAGCCGCTCGGCCGTGGTGGCCGCTTCGGACTTCCGCAGCGCTCCCTCGATGGCCGGCAGTTCCGATTGAGGATTCTTGATGAGGCTTCTCACGTCCACTTCCGCCAGTTCCACCGCCGCCTGGTTCCGAATGCGGGTCTTGGCATAGTCTGCGGCGAGGGATTCGATCTTTCCGACTTGCTCCGCGGAAAGATTGAAATCCTTTTGGCTATATAGGAGCACGCGGAAGGTTCGGCCGGCGAAATCCTTCTGGTGACCTCCATCATAAAACGTCGCGCCTCCTGGGCCTGGATGCGAACGGCCTTCGCTCGGAGCGAGCAAGACGGCGGCCAGGCCTATGCTTGCCACACACAGGGGCATTGCCCACCGATATAGTCGTATTTGCAACATGAGATCTCCCTGTCTATGGGCAGAACCCTATACCGCTGGATGTTCGGGTATGCGCGCTCCCCTGGCTTAACAACTTGTTCTACTCATTAGACGGAGCGAATGGCGGAAAGGTTACAAGCGACGGGGCGTAGATGGGTCGTAACCGATCGAGGAGGGCAGGACAATCCGGACGGGACAGAGGGTCTGTAATGGTATGCCGCCGCGCGGGAAAGTACTTGTAGTTGAACTGTAGCTAGTTGCGAGCCGATGGTTCAACCCGGATAGCCCATGTCCGCGAAGTCTCGCCGATTCACTGGGTGAACTCGATCTTTCTGATGAACGACTTGGCGACGCCGGTACCGTTCGCGTTGGCCGTGTCGATGGCGAGCGCGATACCGCTAATGTCCGGAGCTTCTCTGCCGAACACCCGCCGGAACGTGTCGGCGAACGGGAAGTCTGTCTCAACGGTCGCACCCAATTGCGGCCGCTCGACACAGATGAAGCGACCGATGGCATGATGGTAGCGCCCCTTGAACGGCTTGTTCGTCGCCTCGGTTTCACAGAGATAGAGAGCGAGGAAGTAGGGGCTGTCGGGAATGAACAGTGACCCGCTTGAGTGGCGCTCCTTGCCAAAGAAAATGTAGACCATAATCGCTTCGGCGCGTGCCCCCTCCTCATACGAGGCACCGGAAGGAAAGGCGTGGACACCCCATTCGATGCGCACGCGCGAATAGTCGCGGACATCCATTTCGTTCAGGAGCAGGCCGAAGGCGCGCGTTTTCGTCTCGAGCGCGATGGCGCTCGGCAAGGCGGAATACACGACCCTTCGAACGTTTCTCGCGTCTTGTTTCGGCTCGAAGCCTTTCGATCCGAGCCAATTCAAAACAGATCCGCCGGAAAATCCTGAAAAGTCCACACCTCGCTTCAAGCTGTCCGTCGAGCGGGCCAAGTCAACCGGCGCTGTCATTGCCAACGCTACGATGAGGCCGATGGTGACCCAATGCTTGCCTGCCATGCGCTTCCTCCCAGTCGTACCATCTCAAGTGCGCCCGCTACTCCCCTCAGGGGACAGAGAGTCTCGTGTCAGCGCTGCTGCCGATCCTTCTCGGGGGTGGTTGACGCCAAGAATGCAGGTCAGTCCAACGCGCTATCTCGGACGCTGAGTC is a genomic window containing:
- a CDS encoding NAD(P)H-dependent oxidoreductase subunit E; its protein translation is MTERVRGALTVLLSAHRPEPGRRAHILSVLSAVQEAFGYVPTEAVPLIAGTLAVTEADVTGVLSYYPDLHTVPRGRHVVRVCLGEACVANRSTALLESLCHEVGAGLGQTTSDGRLTIERVYCLGNCAVGPTVMVDEQIYGRVGPEELHTILESHP
- a CDS encoding universal stress protein: MGETTLFNQILLPVDFSPCSNEAFRIGCRLARMSGSEVLVLHVIDTSIVATIQRVGLSTVPSDVASQRRRLRHHARVNLRRLMESGEAKGANCTRLILEGAPFVEIAKVARTQPIDLIVMGTYGVRAGSVDKLFFGSTAEKVVRTAGCPVLTVPLPALLNVLPPEKETSR
- a CDS encoding MarR family transcriptional regulator produces the protein MPPFSSYTSEMAPQTNAGKLSTLETVLRLQGLFRHRLQALEVSPVEAGMLLYLDRHPQCKLVEIASALCIEHPSMVETIQLSQRKGWLHKTQTHKNRRTLLLRLTVKGRALARKIRQNIEVTDRLFSLVHSRKAA
- a CDS encoding PilZ domain-containing protein, producing MAYVLRPYRRVPAFCPVRYENRFYSAHGTVTNLSSRGWKIHGDARLQAGEVCSMKVRLSTGKWVSVSAGIVRWVRGEECGIETLVMDDESQARLNDYIQERMKAL
- a CDS encoding PDZ domain-containing protein — protein: MGTKQENFQQAIQTTVPINPGNSGGPLVDSDGRVIGIKANVMLEAQNISFAIPINTVKSLVADLRAHGRVIRPWLGVKGKFVTDELRNLFALPLVDGLLVLDIDDGSPAEKLGLRAGKLDVVIGGEPWVLGGDIIVAINDQTLHTREQFVKVFHQLQAAQSVELTIMRGGGSSTRTVTLGERPSPPSPAPRPNLDMPPTLFQEMGVVPF
- a CDS encoding trypsin-like peptidase domain-containing protein; its protein translation is MISGGFTGRRPYRRCWRTCNLLSLSLCLYLGLSSVPGQAATPTTPEELNNIRVYKHIARSTVLITSAYVSHHHVTQASWKGLGSGVVLDDQGVILTSAHVVDRTAKITLTLHDGKRLPAELVGSDPLTDVALLRVAMPKGSAVAAQLGDSDKLEIGQKVLAIGHPFGLGTPFQRGSSVGLAR
- a CDS encoding Slp family lipoprotein; amino-acid sequence: MAGEIIRVIQKPARLVILVEERPVEGNSLTSPMSVEQDSAPWFAVTFTGSVEPSMLQTGNRLIVIGTTYRPGPEMFGDAPRVLPHLRAQCLHIWNTEGVKNKYFSSETGGIEAYPPAERTICLGDGRAGSSPRHSQGAENQSFESS
- a CDS encoding response regulator; this translates as MMSGYGRRVLIVDDEEAVRRLLLEQLEPYRFAVVAVADGLRAWRELHRRHFDAVITDLHMPYLDGLDLLHQCHLVWPELSVLLMSGSFATDIDELAMTQGAAACLPKPVEREKLIHALNEVIPDRLIPHPDQTGITSHQLEMEPR
- a CDS encoding DUF3047 domain-containing protein; amino-acid sequence: MAGKHWVTIGLIVALAMTAPVDLARSTDSLKRGVDFSGFSGGSVLNWLGSKGFEPKQDARNVRRVVYSALPSAIALETKTRAFGLLLNEMDVRDYSRVRIEWGVHAFPSGASYEEGARAEAIMVYIFFGKERHSSGSLFIPDSPYFLALYLCETEATNKPFKGRYHHAIGRFICVERPQLGATVETDFPFADTFRRVFGREAPDISGIALAIDTANANGTGVAKSFIRKIEFTQ